One Myxocyprinus asiaticus isolate MX2 ecotype Aquarium Trade chromosome 20, UBuf_Myxa_2, whole genome shotgun sequence genomic region harbors:
- the LOC127410762 gene encoding myb-like protein Q: MTSQQEHLTSQQEHMTSQQEHMTSQQEPITSQQKHITSQEPIISQQEHLTSQQEHMASQQEPITSQQKHITSQEPIISQQEHLTSQQEHMASQQEPITSQQKHMTSQQEPITLQQKHMTSQQEPMTSQQKHMTSQQKHMTSQQEPITSQQKHMTSQQEHMTSQQKHMTSQQEHITSQQKHMTSQQEPITSQQKHMTSQQEHMTSQQEHITSQQKHMTSQQEPITSQQKHMVSQQKPITSQQEHLTSQQEQITLQQEPMTSQQKHMTSQQEPITLQQEQITSQQEPITSHHNKST, from the coding sequence ATGACATCACAACAAGAGCACTTGACATCACAACAAGAGCACATGACATCACAACAAGAGCACATGACATCACAACAAGAGCCCATCACATCACAACAAAAGCACATCACATCACAAGAGCCCATCATATCACAACAAGAGCACTTGACATCACAACAAGAGCACATGGCATCACAACAAGAGCCCATCACATCACAACAAAAGCACATCACATCACAAGAGCCCATCATATCACAACAAGAGCACTTGACATCACAACAAGAGCACATGGCATCACAACAAGAGCCCATCACATCACAACAAAAGCACATGACATCACAACAAGAGCCCATCACATTACAACAAAAGCACATGACATCACAACAAGAGCCCATGACGTCACAACAAAAGCACATGACATCACAACAAAAGCACATGACATCACAACAAGAGCCCATCACATCACAACAAAAGCACATGACATCACAACAAGAGCACATGACATCACAACAAAAGCACATGACATCACAACAAGAGCACATCACATCACAACAAAAGCACATGACATCACAACAAGAGCCCATCACATCACAACAAAAGCACATGACATCACAACAAGAGCACATGACATCACAACAAGAGCACATCACATCACAACAAAAGCACATGACATCACAACAAGAGCCCATCACATCACAACAAAAGCACATGGTATCACAACAAAAGCCCATCACATCACAACAAGAGCACTTGACATCACAACAAGAGCAAATCACATTACAACAAGAGCCCATGACATCACAACAAAAACACATGACATCACAACAAGAGCCCATCACATTACAACAAGAGCAAATCACATCACAACAAGAGCCCATCACATCACACCACAACAAGAGCACATGA